Proteins encoded by one window of Nocardia goodfellowii:
- a CDS encoding phosphoribosyltransferase: MIYTDRAAAGRALGAELTHLRASVPLVLGLPRGGVPVAAGVRDVIGGELDIMLVRKLGVPWQPELAMGAIGEDGTRVLNRDVLEHISVAPREFADIEHAERVELERRRAVWRGDRAPIPLAGRIVVLVDDGMATGATVVVACRVARMRDPARLVVAVPVSSTEAVTRVATECDELVCPSIPESLGGVGTAYRDFHQLADDEVTALLR; encoded by the coding sequence ATGATCTACACCGATCGGGCAGCTGCCGGTCGCGCGCTGGGTGCCGAATTGACGCACCTGCGCGCGTCGGTTCCCTTGGTGCTCGGCCTGCCGCGCGGCGGGGTGCCAGTGGCCGCGGGCGTCCGGGATGTCATCGGCGGTGAGCTCGACATCATGCTCGTCCGCAAGCTCGGTGTGCCGTGGCAGCCGGAGCTGGCGATGGGCGCGATCGGCGAGGACGGCACCCGCGTGCTGAACCGGGACGTGCTCGAGCACATCTCGGTGGCGCCCCGCGAATTCGCCGATATCGAGCATGCCGAACGCGTGGAGCTGGAGCGGCGGCGCGCCGTCTGGCGTGGCGACCGCGCGCCGATTCCGCTCGCCGGTCGGATCGTCGTGCTCGTCGATGACGGAATGGCCACCGGCGCAACGGTTGTGGTCGCCTGCCGGGTAGCGCGCATGCGTGACCCCGCCCGCCTCGTCGTGGCCGTGCCGGTGTCCTCCACCGAAGCCGTGACCCGGGTGGCTACCGAGTGCGATGAACTCGTCTGTCCCTCGATCCCCGAGTCGCTCGGCGGCGTGGGTACCGCGTACCGGGACTTCCACCAGCTCGCCGACGACGAGGTCACCGCGCTGCTCCGCTAG
- a CDS encoding carbon-nitrogen hydrolase family protein: MAPNASPAHQDPAAAAGPVPVAVIQFAPGTDPAANLAALRDQVETAAGRGARVVVAPEYSMFAVSRLDERVVAVAQPLTGKFVTGLGAIAREFGVHLVAGMVEQDETDAGRIRNTLVVLDPAGELVTRYRKVHLYDAFGHLESDVVHAGEIEEPATFTVDGVTFGLQTCFDLRFPEGFRRLAAAGAHVLVLPAQWIPGPGKVDQWTTLLRARAIENTVYVLGADQCGSRGAGSSMIIDPAGKVLAELGDEPGVGTAEVDLAHLAAVRATNPSLALRRFAVTARA, encoded by the coding sequence ATGGCTCCGAATGCTTCGCCCGCACATCAGGACCCGGCCGCGGCGGCAGGCCCCGTGCCGGTCGCGGTCATCCAATTCGCGCCGGGCACCGATCCGGCCGCCAACCTGGCGGCCTTGCGTGACCAGGTCGAGACCGCCGCCGGGCGTGGCGCCCGGGTGGTGGTGGCGCCCGAGTACTCGATGTTCGCGGTCTCCCGGCTCGACGAGCGGGTGGTCGCGGTGGCTCAGCCGCTGACCGGGAAGTTCGTCACCGGACTGGGCGCGATCGCCCGGGAGTTCGGGGTACATCTGGTGGCCGGCATGGTCGAGCAGGACGAGACCGACGCGGGCCGGATCCGTAACACGCTGGTCGTGCTGGACCCGGCCGGTGAACTCGTCACCCGGTACCGGAAGGTGCATCTCTACGACGCGTTCGGGCACCTGGAATCGGATGTCGTGCACGCCGGGGAGATCGAGGAGCCCGCGACGTTCACCGTCGACGGAGTGACCTTCGGCTTGCAGACCTGCTTCGATCTGCGCTTCCCCGAGGGTTTCCGCCGCCTCGCCGCCGCGGGCGCCCACGTGCTGGTGCTGCCCGCGCAGTGGATTCCCGGCCCGGGGAAGGTCGACCAGTGGACGACGCTGCTGCGGGCCCGCGCCATCGAGAACACCGTGTACGTGCTCGGCGCCGACCAGTGCGGATCGCGCGGCGCGGGTTCGTCGATGATCATCGACCCGGCCGGGAAGGTGCTGGCCGAACTCGGCGACGAGCCGGGCGTCGGCACCGCCGAAGTGGACTTGGCGCACCTCGCGGCCGTCCGCGCCACCAATCCGAGCTTGGCCTTGCGCCGCTTCGCCGTCACGGCGCGTGCGTGA
- a CDS encoding amino acid deaminase/aldolase → MTSPVAGLHAATADLDPPLAALDLAVLRANAADLVRRANGVPVRVASKSVRCRAVLEEVLGSGLTADGGFAGIMGYSLREALWLARLGARDILLGYPTVDRAALAELAADPTLLESITLMVDDIAQLELIRSAVGSATVQPRVCLDVDASLRIGPIHLGVRRSPIRTPEQAAALARQAAQRGFRVVGVMTYEAQIAGLPDSNPAVRLVKRASAAEITKRRKQVLDAVRSVAGKLEIVNSGGTGSIEVSIADPDVTEVTAGSGLYVPTLFDNYRAFTPRPALYFATPVLRKPTPSIATVFAGGYIASGPAGASRVPKPVWPSGLRLIGTEGAGEVQTPLQAAAGLRIGDRVWFRHAKAGELCERFDQIHLVDGDARSTVPTYRGEGKCFG, encoded by the coding sequence GTGACTTCGCCTGTAGCCGGCCTGCACGCCGCGACCGCCGACCTGGACCCGCCGCTGGCCGCCCTCGATCTGGCCGTGCTGCGGGCCAACGCCGCCGACCTGGTGCGCCGGGCCAACGGTGTCCCGGTCCGGGTGGCCAGCAAGTCCGTCCGCTGCCGCGCGGTCCTCGAAGAAGTCCTCGGCTCCGGCCTCACCGCGGACGGCGGTTTCGCGGGGATCATGGGCTACTCGCTGCGCGAAGCCCTGTGGCTGGCCCGGCTGGGCGCCCGCGACATCCTGCTCGGCTACCCCACCGTGGACCGGGCCGCACTCGCCGAACTCGCGGCCGACCCCACCCTGCTCGAGTCGATCACCCTGATGGTCGACGACATCGCCCAGCTCGAGCTGATTCGCTCGGCCGTCGGCAGCGCCACCGTACAGCCGCGCGTCTGCCTGGACGTCGACGCCTCCTTGCGCATCGGCCCGATCCACCTCGGGGTGCGCCGTTCCCCGATCCGCACGCCGGAACAGGCTGCGGCACTTGCCCGTCAGGCGGCGCAGCGCGGTTTCCGAGTGGTCGGCGTGATGACCTACGAAGCCCAGATCGCCGGTCTGCCCGACTCGAATCCCGCTGTGCGCCTGGTGAAACGGGCCTCGGCGGCCGAAATCACCAAGCGCCGCAAGCAAGTTCTGGACGCTGTCCGCTCGGTCGCCGGAAAACTGGAGATCGTGAACAGCGGCGGCACCGGGTCGATCGAAGTGAGCATCGCCGACCCCGATGTCACCGAGGTGACCGCGGGCTCGGGTCTCTACGTCCCCACCCTGTTCGACAACTACCGCGCCTTCACCCCGCGTCCCGCGCTGTATTTCGCCACCCCCGTCCTGCGTAAGCCCACGCCCTCGATCGCGACGGTGTTCGCGGGCGGCTACATCGCGTCCGGACCGGCCGGTGCCTCCCGGGTCCCGAAGCCGGTGTGGCCCAGCGGATTACGCCTGATCGGCACCGAGGGCGCCGGTGAGGTGCAAACCCCGCTGCAAGCCGCCGCCGGGTTGCGGATCGGTGACCGCGTCTGGTTCCGGCACGCCAAGGCGGGCGAACTGTGCGAGCGTTTCGACCAGATCCACCTTGTCGACGGTGACGCCCGCAGTACGGTCCCGACCTATCGCGGCGAAGGAAAGTGCTTCGGCTGA
- a CDS encoding DEAD/DEAH box helicase, with amino-acid sequence MSTNEVDPGTADGEAGGMGEPSVVNDVPGDSDRNSSDGPTFADLGIDDRLLAAIADVGYESPSPIQAATIPPLLSGADVVGLAQTGTGKTAAFAIPILMGLEITGKSPKALVLAPTRELAIQVAEAFGRYAAHIPGLNVLPIYGGQAYGVQLSGLRRGAHVVVGTPGRVIDHLEKGTLDLSELQYLVLDEADEMLKMGFQEDVERILADTPRTKQVALFSATMPSAIRKISKQYLNDPVEITVKTKTTTNVNINQRWVQVSHQRKLDALTRILEVETFEAMIIFVRTKQGTEELAEKLRARGFSAAAINGDIAQNQRERTIGHLKSGALDILVATDVAARGLDVDRISHVVNYDIPHDTESYVHRIGRTGRAGRSGEALLFVAPRERHLLKAIERATRHPLAEMQLPSVDDVNAQRVAKFGDAITENLSSDNVALFRRLIEDYESEHNTPLVDIAAALAVSAYDGKNFLMEPEPEPIERPRRDREPRPDRPRRFDEERSGSSFSRTSGAELATYRISVGKRHRVVPGAIVGAIANEGGLRRSDFGHISIRPDHSLVELPADLPPETLEALRRTRISGQLIQLQLDDGGPQARSYNRGPRPDRAPAKRTERRKPRS; translated from the coding sequence ATGAGCACCAATGAGGTCGATCCGGGGACGGCAGACGGCGAAGCCGGCGGGATGGGTGAGCCGAGCGTTGTGAATGATGTTCCTGGCGACAGCGACAGGAACAGCAGCGACGGCCCGACCTTCGCCGATCTCGGAATCGATGACCGCCTGCTGGCGGCCATCGCCGACGTCGGCTACGAGTCACCCTCGCCCATCCAGGCCGCGACGATCCCGCCGCTGCTCTCCGGCGCTGATGTCGTCGGCCTCGCGCAGACCGGTACCGGCAAGACGGCCGCTTTCGCGATCCCGATCCTGATGGGTCTGGAGATCACCGGCAAGTCCCCGAAGGCCCTGGTCCTGGCGCCCACCCGGGAGCTGGCGATCCAGGTCGCCGAAGCGTTCGGGCGCTACGCCGCGCACATCCCCGGCTTGAATGTGCTGCCCATCTACGGCGGCCAGGCCTACGGCGTGCAGTTGTCCGGCCTGCGCCGCGGCGCGCACGTCGTGGTCGGCACGCCGGGCCGCGTCATCGATCACTTGGAGAAGGGCACGCTCGATCTCTCCGAGCTGCAATACCTGGTGCTCGACGAGGCCGACGAGATGCTGAAGATGGGCTTCCAGGAGGACGTGGAGCGCATCCTCGCCGATACGCCGCGCACCAAGCAGGTGGCCTTGTTCTCCGCCACCATGCCCTCGGCAATCCGCAAGATCTCCAAGCAATACCTGAACGATCCGGTCGAGATCACGGTCAAGACCAAGACCACGACCAACGTCAATATCAACCAGCGCTGGGTGCAGGTCTCGCACCAGCGCAAGCTCGACGCCCTGACCCGCATCCTCGAGGTCGAGACGTTCGAGGCGATGATCATCTTCGTGCGCACCAAACAGGGCACCGAGGAACTCGCCGAGAAGCTGCGCGCCCGCGGGTTCTCCGCCGCCGCGATCAACGGCGATATCGCGCAGAACCAGCGTGAGCGCACCATCGGGCACCTGAAGTCCGGCGCGCTCGACATCCTCGTCGCCACCGACGTGGCCGCGCGCGGCCTGGACGTGGACCGCATCTCGCACGTGGTCAACTACGACATCCCGCACGACACCGAGTCCTACGTGCACCGCATCGGCCGCACCGGCCGCGCGGGCCGCAGCGGCGAGGCGCTGTTGTTCGTGGCGCCGCGCGAACGGCATCTGCTCAAGGCGATCGAGCGCGCCACCCGGCATCCCCTGGCCGAAATGCAACTGCCCAGCGTCGACGACGTGAACGCGCAGCGCGTGGCCAAGTTCGGCGATGCCATCACCGAGAACCTGTCCTCGGACAACGTGGCGTTGTTCCGCCGGCTCATCGAGGATTACGAGAGCGAGCACAACACGCCGCTGGTCGACATCGCGGCGGCGCTCGCGGTCAGTGCCTACGACGGCAAGAACTTCCTGATGGAACCCGAGCCGGAGCCGATCGAGCGTCCCCGCCGCGACCGGGAGCCGCGCCCCGATCGTCCGCGCCGCTTCGACGAGGAGCGCTCGGGCTCCAGCTTCTCCCGCACCTCCGGCGCCGAACTGGCGACCTACCGCATCAGCGTCGGCAAGCGCCATCGCGTGGTGCCCGGCGCGATCGTCGGCGCCATCGCCAACGAGGGCGGACTGCGCCGCAGCGACTTCGGTCACATCAGCATCCGCCCGGATCACAGCCTGGTGGAACTGCCCGCCGACCTGCCGCCGGAAACCCTGGAGGCGTTGCGCCGCACCCGGATCAGCGGGCAGCTGATCCAGCTGCAACTGGACGACGGTGGCCCGCAGGCACGTTCGTACAACCGCGGCCCGCGCCCGGATCGGGCTCCGGCCAAGCGCACCGAACGGCGTAAACCGCGCTCCTGA